AGATTCATGAAACGACCGTACGGCGGGTACGTGATCTGCCGTTGTTCGAGTACCGGGTGGTGCTGCACGTGCCTCGACGCCGAGTCTGGTGCGAACGCTGCGGCGCAGCGCGGCTGGAGAAGCTGGACTGGCTGGGCCGCTACCAGCGGGTGACGGAGCGGTTTGCCCAGGCCTGCGAGAAGTTGCTGCAGGCCGCCAGCGTACAGGCCGTGGCGGCCTTCTACGATCTGGGCTGGCACACGGTCAAATCGATCGACAAGATGCGCTTGCGCGCGCGCGTGGCCGAACCGGACTGGTCGACGATCCGTTATCTGGCGATGGACGAGTTCGCGCTCCATAAAGGCCATCGCTACGCCACGGTGGTGGTTGATCCGATCGGCCGGCAGGTCCTCTGGGTTGGGCCCGGACGGTCACGCGAGACGGCGCGCGCCTTCTTCGAACAACTCCCCGAAGGCGTGGCCGAGCGCATCGAAGCGGTCGCAATCGACATGACCACGGCCTATGAGCTGGAGATCAAGGAACAGTGCCCGCAGGCGGAAATCGTCTTTGACCTGTACCACGTCGTGGCCAAGTACGGTCGCGAGGTGATCGATCGGGTACGGGTGGATCAGGCCAACCAACTGCGACATGACAAGCCGGCCCGCAAGGTTCTGAAGTCCAGTCGCTGGTTGCTGCTGCGCAACCGTCATAACCTGAAGCCAGAACAGGCCGTGCATCTGAAGGAACTGCTGGCGGCCAATCAGTCGCTGTTATGCGTCTATGTGCTGCGCGACGAGCTCAAACGGCTCTGGTTCTACCGCAAGCCGGCCTGCGCGGAAAAGGCTTGGGGGCAATGGTTCGAACAGGCTCAGCAAAGCGGGATCGCCGCCTTGCAAAAGTTCGCCCAGCGCTTGCAGGGTTACTGGCACGGAATCGTGGCCCGCTGCCGCCATCCGCTCAATACCAGCGTCGTCGAAGGCATCAACAACACGATCAAGGTCATCAAGCGCCGAGCTTACGGGTACCGCGACGAGCAATACTTCTTCCTCAAGATCCGCGCCGCGTTCCCCGGGATTCCGCGATGAACCTAAAAAAAGAGGCGAGACCCAAGGGTTTCGCCTCGTCATCGCAGCCGATGCGCGGCGCTCTCGCCGCGCCGGCCGGCGTCAGAGCCCCAGCCGCTCGCAGACGGCCTTCGTCGCCGCCGCGCCGTTGAGCGTGTAGAAGTGCAGGCCGGGCACGCCCGCGTCGATGAGCCGCCGGCAAAGACCCGTGACGACATCCGCGCCGAACGCGCGGATCGAGTCCTTGTCGTCGCCGAAGCTCTCGAGCCGGCGCGCGATCCAGCGCGGCACTTCCGCGCCGCACATCTCGGAGAAGCGCATCAGCTGCGAGAAGTTCGTGATCGGCATGATCCCCGGCACGACCGGCACGTCGACGCCGAGCTTCGCCGCATCGTCGACGAAGCGGAAGTACGCGTCCGCGTTGTAGAAATACTGCGTGATCGCGGCGTTCGCGCCCGCCTTCACCTTGCGCGCGAAGTTCTCGAGATCGGCCTTCGGCGATCGCGCCTGCGGGTGATACTCGGGATACGCGGCCACTTCGATCCGGAACCAGTCGCCATGCTCGGCGCGGATGAAGCTGACAAGCTCCGACGCGTAGCGCAGCTCGCCCACCTCGCCCATGCCGGACGGCAGATCGCCGCGCAACGCGACGATGTGGCGGATGCCGTGCGAGCGGTACTGGTCGAGAATCGCGCGCAGGCTGTCCTTCGACGAGCCGATGCACGACAAGTGCGGCGCGGCTTCGAGCCCCGCCTTCTGCATGTCGAGCACGGTGTCGAGCGTGCCTTGCTGCGTCGAGCCGCCCGCGCCGAACGTGACGGACACGAATTTCGGCTTGAGCGGCGCGAGCTGCGCGCGCGTCGCGCGCAGCTTGTCGACGCCTTCCGCCGTCTTCGGCGGAAAGAATTCAAAGGAAAGTTCGATCGGGTTCATGATTCAGGTATCACCCGTCAGCCGATGTTGCGCTGACCGAAGATCAGGGCGGACAGCAGCCACGACACGATGCTGTACAGGATCGAACCGAAGAACGCGGACCAGAATCCCGACACCTCGAACCCTTTCAACAGCGACGACGCGAACCAGAAGCACAGCGCGTTCACGACGAGGATGAACAGGCCGAGCGTGACGATCGTCACGGGCAGCGTGAGCAGGATCAGGATCGGTCGGATCACCGCGTTGATGAGGCCCAGCACGACCGCGACGATGAGCGCCGTGCCGAAGCTCTTGATGTGGATCGACGGCACGAGGTACGTGATGATCAAGAGCGCGAGCGCGTTGATGATCCAGGTCAGGATGACGGTCATGGGTTGCTCCTTCAGCGGTTGACGATCCGGCCGGGCGCGGCCGCCCCGGAAGATGAGAACGCGCGGCGCGGCGGGCGGCTTGCTTTGCCGCCCGCGCGCCGCGCACGGCGGGCGTCAGGCGGCGGGCCGCCCGGCGCCCGCGCGCCGGGTACGGATCAAGATATCAGTAACGATAGTGATCCGGCTTGAACGGGCCCGCCTTCGGCACGCCGATGTACGCCGCCTGATCGTCCGACAGCTCGGAGAGCTGCGCGCCGATGCGCGCGAGGTGCAGGCGCGCGACCTTTTCGTCGAGGTGCTTCGGCAGCACGTACACCTTGTTGGCGTACTCGCCGCCGCGCGTGAACAGCTCGATCTGCGCGAGGGTCTGGTTCGTGAACGAGTTCGACATCACGAACGACGGGTGGCCCGTCGCGCAGCCGAGGTTCACGAGGCGGCCTTCCGCCAGCAGGATCACGCGCTTGCCGTCCGGGAAGATGATGTGGTCGACCTGCGGCTTGATGTTTTCCCACTGGTACTGGCGGGTCGACGCGACGTCGATTTCCGAATCGAAGTGGCCGATGTTGCAGACGATCGCGTTGTGGCGCATCGCCTTCATGTGATCGTGGTTGATCACGTGGTAGTTGCCCGTCGCCGTCACGAAGATGTCGGCCTTGTCGGCCGCGTATTCCATCGTCACCACGCGGTAGCCTTCCATCGCCGCCTGCAGCGCGCAGATCGGATCGATTTCCGTCACCCAGACGGTCGCGCCGAGGCCGCGCAGCGATTGCGCGCAGCCCTTGCCCACGTCGCCGTAGCCCGCGACAACCGCGATCTTGCCCGCGATCATCACGTCGGTCGCGCGCTTGATGCCGTCGACGAGCGACTCGCGGCAGCCGTACAGGTTGTCGAACTTCGATTTCGTCACCGAATCGTTGACGTTGAACGCCGGGAACGGCAGGCGGCCGTCCTTTTCCATCTGGTACAGGCGGTGCACGCCCGTCGTCGTCTCTTCGGTCACGCCCTTGATGTGCGCGAGGCGCTTCGAGTACCAGCTGCCGTCGATTTCGAGGTGGCGCTCGATCGACTTGAAGAGCGCGACTTCTTCCTCGTTGGTCGGCTTCGCGATCACCGAGCGGTCCTTCTCGGCCTTCGAGCCGAGGATGAGGAGCAGCGTTGCGTCGCCGCCGTCGTCGAGGATCATGTTCGCGAACTCGCCGTTCGGCCATTCGAAGATGCGGTGCGAGAACTCCCAGTATTCGTCGAGCGATTCGCCCTTGAACGCGAAGACGGGCGTGCCGGCTTCGACGATCGCGGCGGCCGCGTGATCCTGCGTCGAGAAGATGTTGCACGACGCCCAGCGAACGTCCGCGCCGAGCGCCTTGAGCGTCTCGATCAGCACGCCCGTCTGGATCGTCATGTGCAGCGAGCCGGCGATGCGCGCGCCTTTCAGCGGCTGCTGCGCCTTGTATTCGTCGCGGATCTGCACGAGGCCGGGCATCTCGGTCTCGGCGATGTTCAGTTCCTTGCGGCCCCAGCCGGCCAGCGCGATATCGGCGACGACGTAATCTTGTGCGGAATTGGAATCGATGACAGCGGCGTTCATCACGCCCTCCTTTCTAAAAAAGTTCTAGAAAATTGTGACGTGAGCGCCGTTCAAGTAAGCGGCCGGCATCGGCGGAAACGATCGCCGCTATGCGACGATGATGCGCAGACACACCGCTCGGTTGACCATTTCCGAGCCTGGCGGGCGGGGCCCGTCGCAACGCTCCTCGGAAACGAGGTGGGATTGTAGCAAATCGAGGCGAAGTTTTCCTGTCTGGCGGGCCGGCTGCTCCAGCGTCGCCGTCACGCGCCATTCCGCGCGGCGTCCCGGCGGCATTCCGCCCGCGTCGCCGGCGCGCTTTCGGGCCGGCTTTTCAGCAGCGCCTCGCTCGCCCGAGCGCCGCGCGGCCGGCTCAGTTCTCCGTGCCGACCCACGCCTGCTCGCGCAGCTTCGCGCGCAGCCGCGCGACCGCCTGGCTGTGCAACTGGCACACGCGCGACTCGCTCACCTCGAGCACCGCGCCGATCTCGCGCAGGTTCAGCCCGCGCTCGTAGTACAGCGACATCAGCAGCTTCTCGCGCTCCGGCAGGTGCTCGATCGCGTCGACGAGCGCGCTGCGCAGATGCTCGTCGAGCAGCGCGGACAGCGGATCGCTGTGGTCGGCGCGGTAGCGGTCGAGGAACGGCTCGTCGTCGGCCGAGCGATCGAAATCCTCGTAGTAGACGAGCTGGCTGCCGTGCAGGTCCTGCAGCATCGACTGGTATTCGTCGAGCGGCATCTGCAGATGCGCGGCGATCTCCGTCTCGTTCGCCGAGCGGCCGAGCCGCTGCTCGACCTGATGCACTGCGTGCTCGACCTCGCGCGATGTCTTGCGCAGGCTGCGCGGCAGCCAGTCGTTGCTGCGCAGCTCGTCGAGCATCGCGCCGCGGATGCGCTGCGTCGCGTAAGTCTCGAACTGCGCGCCCTGGTCTTCCTTGTAGCGGCTCGCCGCGTCGAGCAGGCCGATCATGCCGGCCTGGATCAGGTCGTCGAGGTCCACGCTCGCCGGCATCTTCGCGACGAGCTGCAGGCCCAGACGACGCACGAGCGGCGCATATTGCGTCAGCACTGCGTCCTGGGAAATCTTGCCTTGAGCGTTATACATCTTGCCCTCTCTTCGTCGTGGCGTTCAGGCGGCATGAGCCGCGCCTCGTTCAAACGCCGAACTTCCCGTCCGGACCCGGCCAACGCCCGGGCCCGGGCGCATCGGCCAATACAGCAGATCGGCGGCGATCTGCCGGTAATCGCGCGCCGCCGCCGCCGACGGGAACGCGTCCACCACCGTGTGCGCGAGCCCGCGCGCGCGCTCGATCAGCGCATCGGCGGCGACGCACCCGGCGTTCGACAGCGACACCCGCAGATAGCGGCTCGCGACGCCGGCGAGGTTCTCGTACGCGGCCGTCGCGTCGGCCGCGCTCTGCACGTGATTGGTCAACACGCGGAACTGCGCGAGCGCGTGCGCGTAGTGCAGCCGCTTCATGCACGCATACGCCTCCGTGATTGCCGACGCCGACACGCGCGTGACGACGAGCACGTCGTGCGCGTCGCGCGCGAGCGCGGAAAGCGCGCCGCTCGCGTCGAGCTGCGCGTCGATCAGCACGATGTCCGCCGCGCCGTCGCCGAGCGCCTCGAGCTGCGCGTCGCTGTATCCGGCGCGCGCGAGCCGCGATGCCTCGCACACCGAGAAGCCGAGCTCGTGCCGCACCGGTTCGCCGTCGCGCAGCCACGAGCCGCACAGCGTCGCCGAGATCGAGCGCACGTTCGCGCGTTCGTCGACGACGAGCACGTCCTTGCCGAGCGCGGCGAGCGCCGCGGCGAGATTGGCGACCGTCGACGTGCAGCCGACGCCCGACGGTCCGCCCGTCACCGCGACGACGCGCGACGCGCGTCCGGCGAGCAGGCGCCGCAATCCTTCTGCCTGGTCGGTGATGCGCTTATCCAAAGCGGACCTCGTGCAGTTCGTTGCCGGTGCGTGCGCTCAGCGCGGACAGCATCGCCGGCAGATCGTCGTCGTGCGGCACGAACGGCGAATCCTCGCGCGGCGCGCAGAACGCGCTCTTCAGCAGGAATTTCTTCGTCGCGACGTACAGGTTCTCGGGCACCTTCTGGCCGGTCGACACGTAGTGGACCGGCAGCTTGTAGCGGATCACCGTGTCGAGCACGCCGCCCAGGTTGCTCGCTTCGTCGAGCTTCGTCAGGATGCAGCCCGCGAGATCCGGCAGGGCCGATCTAGGCTGCCCGGCCGCGCTGCGGTATGCCTGCACGACTTCGTTGAGCGTGTCGCCGTGGCTCGTCGCGTTCAGCAGCAGCAGGCGCTGCACCGGCGTGTCCGCGCCGTGCAGCATCGCGATCTGGTCGGACACCGTGCGGTCGCGCTGGCTCATGCCGATCGTGTCGATCAGCACCATGTGCTTGTTGCGCAGCTCGGCGAGCGCGAGCTGCAGATCGCCGCCGTCCTTCACCGCGTGCACCGGCACGCCGAGGATCTTGCCGAAGATGCGCAACTGCTCGTGGCCGCCGATCCGGTAGCTGTCCGTCGTGAGCAGCGCGACCTTGCTCGCGCCGAAGCGCATCACGCAGCGGGCGGCGAGCTTCGCGGTCGTCGTCGTCTTGCCGACGCCCGTCGGCCCCATCAGCGCGAACACGCCGCCGCGCTCCATCAGCGCGTCCTCGCTGTCGAGCACGGGCAGGTTCGCCGCGAGCACCGACTGCGCCCAGTCGGCCGCCGCGTCGAGCGTGTCGTAGCCTTCGCCTTCCGGCAGGTTGTCGACGATCATCCGCACGAGCTGCGCGGAGAAGCCCGCCGCGAACAGGTATTTCGTCAGTGCGCCGTGCACCGGGTTGCGGCGCTGGCGCTCGTTCCACATCAGGCCCGCGAACTGTTCTTCCATCAGCTCGCGCAGCGAGCCGAGCTCCTGCATCACCGTGTCGTTGACGATGCGCTCGATGCGCGCCTTCACCGCGTCCGCGACGACGGCCGCCGTATCCTCGGGCAGGCGCAGCGCCGGCTTGGCCGCCGAAGGCTCGTCGGCCGGCAGCCGGCGTGCGGCGTTGCGCACGATGTCGCGCGCCCATTCGGGCGCTTCGTCGGCTGCCGCGCGCTCGCGCGGCGCATGCGGCACGGTGGGCGCGGCGCGCGGACGCGCGACGAGCTCTTCGTGCTGCTTCGTCAACCGCTTCGCGTGCTCGACGAGCCACGGCGCGGGCTCGGACGGCGCGGCGGCCGGCTGCGCGGGCGGCGCCGGCATGGAGACGGCGGGCGGCGTATCGTCATCGGCCGAAGTCTCGACGCTCGCGCCGAACACCGACGAGAACACGTCGGGCATGCCGCCCGCCGCGTACGGATTCGCGGCCGCGCGCGACGCCGACGCCGACGCGGCAGCGCTCGGCACGACAACCGATGCGGCGGGCGACGCGAACGACGGCCCCGCAGGCGCATGCTGCGCGCCCGGTCGCGGCGCGTGCGGCTGGGCCACGCCGTGCGCGGCGGCGTCGCCTGCGCGGCGTGTCGAGATTTCGGCGAGTTCGGCGGCGGGCAGCGCGACGATCTCGACGCGTCCGTCTTCGAGCGTCCGGTTCGACAGTACCGCCGCGTCGGCGCCCATCGCTTCGCGCACGAGGCGCAGCGCGTCGCGGCTCGTCGGACCAATGAATTTGCGAATGTTCAAGCGGTACCCCCGATGACGTTAACGACCTTGATCGTGCGCGTGTCCGGCACTTCGGCGTAGGACAGCACTTTCAATTGCGGCAGGCTGCGGCGCAGGAAGCGCGCGAGCATCGCGCGCAGCGCGTGCTGAACGAGCAGCACGGGCGGCAGCCCCATGTTTTGCTGGCGCAGCATCGCGTCCTGCGTGCCGATGAGCAGCGAGTGCGCGAGGCCCGGCTCGAGGCCCGGATTCGCGCCCGTGGCGAGCGCTTGCGACAGCACGCGCTCGAGATGCGCGTCGAGCCCCATCACCTGCATCTCGCCCGCGCCCGGATACCACTGCTGCGTGATCGCGCGGCCGAGCGACAGACGCACGGCGGCGGTGAGATCGTAAGGATCGGTGATGCGGCCCGCCTGCTCGGACACGGCTTCGATGATCGTGCGCATGTCGCGGATCGGCACGCCTTCGTCGAGCAGGTTCTGCAGCACCTTCTGCAGCGTCGTGAGCGAGATCGTCTTCGGCACGAGATCCTCGACGAGCGACGGCGCGTCCTTGCCGGTCCGCTCGATGAGCGCCTGCACCTCCTGCCGGCCGAGCAGTTCAGCCGCGTGCTGGACGACGAGATGATTCAGATGCGTCGCGACGACGGTGCTCGCGTCGACGACCGTGTACCCGTACACCTGCGCCTGCTCGCGCAGCGACGTATCGATCCACACGGCGGGCAGCCCGAACGCCGGGTCCTGCGTCGGCGCGCCCGGCAGCGCGGCCGTGACCTGGCCCGGGTTGATCGCGAGCCACTGGCCCGGATACGCTTCGCCCGTGCCGACTTCGACGCCCTTCAGCGCGATCCGGTAAGCGTTCGGGCGCAGCTCGAGGTTGTCGCGGATATGGATGACGGGCGGCAGGAAGCCGATTTCCTGCGCGAACTTCTTGCGGATGCTCTTGATCCGCTTGAGCAATTCGCCGTCGGCGTTCTTGTCGACGAGCGGAATCAGCCGATAGCCGACTTCAAGGCCGAGCGGATCGATGAGCGTCACGTCTTCCCACGTCGCTTCGTGGCTGTCGGCCGGCAGCGCCGCGGGCGGCGCGATCTCGGCGACCATGCCCGCCGCCTTCTTCGCGGCCTCGCGCTTGGTCATCGTGCGCGACAGCCAGATCGCGCCGCCGCCGAGCAGCAGGAACGCGAAGTGCGGCATGTTCGGGATGAGGCCCATCAGCACGATGATCGAGCCCGTGATCATCAGCACGCGCGGGTTCGTGAAGAGCTGCGTCGTGAGCTGCGTGCCGATGTCCTCGTCGGTCGCGACGCGCGACACGATCACGCCCGCCGCGGTCGAGATCACGAGCGACGGAATCTGCGCGACGAGGCCGTCGCCGATCGTGAGCAGCGTGTAGTTCTTGCCCGCCGCGGCAAAGCTCATGTCGTGCTGGAGAATCCCGACGATGAGCCCGCCGATCACGTTGATCGCCATGATGATGAGGCCCGCGATCGCGTCGCCGCGCACGAACTTCGACGCGCCGTCCATCGACCCGTAGAACTCCGCTTCCTGCGCGACCGACTGGCGGCGCTTCTTCGCCTGCTCTTCGTTGATGAGGCCGGCGTTCAGATCGGCGTCGATCGCCATCTGCTTGCCGGGCATCGCGTCGAGCGTGAAGCGCGCGGACACTTCGGCGATCCGGCCCGCGCCCTTCGTGATCACCATGAAGTTGATGATCATCAGGATCACGAACACGACGATGCCGACCGCGAAGTTGCCGCCGACGAGGAAGTGTCCGAACGCCTCGATCACCTGGCCGGCCGCGTCCGGGCCCGTGTGGCCTTCGAGCAGCACGACGCGGGTGGACGCGACGTTCAGCGACAGGCGCAACAACGTCGAGAACAGCAGCACGCTCGGGAACGCGGCGAAGTCGAGCGGCTTCATCGTGTACATGCTGACGAGCAGCACCATCACCGACAGCGCGATGTTGAACGTGAAGAACAGATCGAGCAGCAGCGGCGGCAGCGGCAGGATCATCATCCCCAGAATCATGCAGATGAGGATCGGGCCCGCGAGCGCGCGCAGGTTCGTGCCCGCGAACAGCTGCGAGCGCTTGCCGAGGAGGCCGGCCGGCATGTTCATGCGGCACCTCCGGCGGCGCGGCTGCCGAGCGCGTCTTCGGCCTCTTCGAGTTCGTCTTCCGGCGCGACGTGCGCGCCCTTGTCGAGTTCGGCCGGCACGTCGAGATCGACGGGCGCCTCGGGCGCGATCCCGCCTTCGGCGCGGAAGCGCTTCAGTTGATACACCCATGCGAGCACTTCGGCGACGGCCGAATACAGCGTGCCGGGAATCTCGCGCTCGAGATCGACGTTGTGATAGAGCGCACGCGCGAGCGGCGGCGCTTCGAGCAGCGGCACGTGATGCTCGGCCGCGAGCTCGCGGATGCGCGCGGCGACGAGGTTCACGCCCTTGGCGACGACCTTCGGCGCGCGCATCTCGCCGTCCGTGTACTTGAGCGCGACTGCGAAGTGCGTCGGGTTCGTGACGACGACGTCGGCCGTCGGCACGTTCGCCATCATCCGGCGGCGCGCCATCGCGCGCTGCTGCTGGCGAATCCGGCCCTTCACGTGCGGATCGCCTTCGTTCTCGCGGTGTTCGCGCTTCACTTCTTCCTTCGTCATGCGCAGCTTCTTGTTGTACTGCCAGAGTTGGTACGGCACGTCGAGGCCCGCGACGACGAGCATCCCGGCGACCGTCATCCCGCAGCACACGGCGATGAGATGCAGCGCGTCGGCGAGCGCCGCGTGAAGCGGCTGCGTCGCGAGGCCGAGCAATTCATCCTTGCTGCGCCAGATCGCGATGCCGCCGATCCCGCCGACGACGAGCGTCTTCGCGATCGACATCCCGAGCTGGATCGGACCTTGAATCGAGAAAATGCGGCCGAGGCCCGCGACCGGGTTCAGGCGCTCGAACTTCAGCTCGAACGTCTTCGTCGACACGAGCCAGCCGCCGAGCGCCATCGGCGCGGCGAGCGCCGCGACGCCCGTCAGCGCGAGCACGGGCACGAGCGCGTAGAGTCCTTCGAGGCTCAGGATGCCCGCGTGCGACAGCATCCGGTTCGTGTCGAACGCGGTC
Above is a window of Burkholderia thailandensis E264 DNA encoding:
- a CDS encoding ISL3-like element ISBma1 family transposase, yielding MLDRKALQALGCWTGYRLERVEWPQGDSRTLSLYLKPVSRIMYCEQCGARCQQIHETTVRRVRDLPLFEYRVVLHVPRRRVWCERCGAARLEKLDWLGRYQRVTERFAQACEKLLQAASVQAVAAFYDLGWHTVKSIDKMRLRARVAEPDWSTIRYLAMDEFALHKGHRYATVVVDPIGRQVLWVGPGRSRETARAFFEQLPEGVAERIEAVAIDMTTAYELEIKEQCPQAEIVFDLYHVVAKYGREVIDRVRVDQANQLRHDKPARKVLKSSRWLLLRNRHNLKPEQAVHLKELLAANQSLLCVYVLRDELKRLWFYRKPACAEKAWGQWFEQAQQSGIAALQKFAQRLQGYWHGIVARCRHPLNTSVVEGINNTIKVIKRRAYGYRDEQYFFLKIRAAFPGIPR
- the metF gene encoding methylenetetrahydrofolate reductase [NAD(P)H], with amino-acid sequence MNPIELSFEFFPPKTAEGVDKLRATRAQLAPLKPKFVSVTFGAGGSTQQGTLDTVLDMQKAGLEAAPHLSCIGSSKDSLRAILDQYRSHGIRHIVALRGDLPSGMGEVGELRYASELVSFIRAEHGDWFRIEVAAYPEYHPQARSPKADLENFARKVKAGANAAITQYFYNADAYFRFVDDAAKLGVDVPVVPGIMPITNFSQLMRFSEMCGAEVPRWIARRLESFGDDKDSIRAFGADVVTGLCRRLIDAGVPGLHFYTLNGAAATKAVCERLGL
- a CDS encoding phage holin family protein; translation: MTVILTWIINALALLIITYLVPSIHIKSFGTALIVAVVLGLINAVIRPILILLTLPVTIVTLGLFILVVNALCFWFASSLLKGFEVSGFWSAFFGSILYSIVSWLLSALIFGQRNIG
- the ahcY gene encoding adenosylhomocysteinase, whose translation is MNAAVIDSNSAQDYVVADIALAGWGRKELNIAETEMPGLVQIRDEYKAQQPLKGARIAGSLHMTIQTGVLIETLKALGADVRWASCNIFSTQDHAAAAIVEAGTPVFAFKGESLDEYWEFSHRIFEWPNGEFANMILDDGGDATLLLILGSKAEKDRSVIAKPTNEEEVALFKSIERHLEIDGSWYSKRLAHIKGVTEETTTGVHRLYQMEKDGRLPFPAFNVNDSVTKSKFDNLYGCRESLVDGIKRATDVMIAGKIAVVAGYGDVGKGCAQSLRGLGATVWVTEIDPICALQAAMEGYRVVTMEYAADKADIFVTATGNYHVINHDHMKAMRHNAIVCNIGHFDSEIDVASTRQYQWENIKPQVDHIIFPDGKRVILLAEGRLVNLGCATGHPSFVMSNSFTNQTLAQIELFTRGGEYANKVYVLPKHLDEKVARLHLARIGAQLSELSDDQAAYIGVPKAGPFKPDHYRY
- a CDS encoding RNA polymerase sigma factor FliA, translated to MYNAQGKISQDAVLTQYAPLVRRLGLQLVAKMPASVDLDDLIQAGMIGLLDAASRYKEDQGAQFETYATQRIRGAMLDELRSNDWLPRSLRKTSREVEHAVHQVEQRLGRSANETEIAAHLQMPLDEYQSMLQDLHGSQLVYYEDFDRSADDEPFLDRYRADHSDPLSALLDEHLRSALVDAIEHLPEREKLLMSLYYERGLNLREIGAVLEVSESRVCQLHSQAVARLRAKLREQAWVGTEN
- a CDS encoding MinD/ParA family ATP-binding protein; this encodes MDKRITDQAEGLRRLLAGRASRVVAVTGGPSGVGCTSTVANLAAALAALGKDVLVVDERANVRSISATLCGSWLRDGEPVRHELGFSVCEASRLARAGYSDAQLEALGDGAADIVLIDAQLDASGALSALARDAHDVLVVTRVSASAITEAYACMKRLHYAHALAQFRVLTNHVQSAADATAAYENLAGVASRYLRVSLSNAGCVAADALIERARGLAHTVVDAFPSAAAARDYRQIAADLLYWPMRPGPGVGRVRTGSSAFERGAAHAA
- the flhF gene encoding flagellar biosynthesis protein FlhF; this encodes MNIRKFIGPTSRDALRLVREAMGADAAVLSNRTLEDGRVEIVALPAAELAEISTRRAGDAAAHGVAQPHAPRPGAQHAPAGPSFASPAASVVVPSAAASASASRAAANPYAAGGMPDVFSSVFGASVETSADDDTPPAVSMPAPPAQPAAAPSEPAPWLVEHAKRLTKQHEELVARPRAAPTVPHAPRERAAADEAPEWARDIVRNAARRLPADEPSAAKPALRLPEDTAAVVADAVKARIERIVNDTVMQELGSLRELMEEQFAGLMWNERQRRNPVHGALTKYLFAAGFSAQLVRMIVDNLPEGEGYDTLDAAADWAQSVLAANLPVLDSEDALMERGGVFALMGPTGVGKTTTTAKLAARCVMRFGASKVALLTTDSYRIGGHEQLRIFGKILGVPVHAVKDGGDLQLALAELRNKHMVLIDTIGMSQRDRTVSDQIAMLHGADTPVQRLLLLNATSHGDTLNEVVQAYRSAAGQPRSALPDLAGCILTKLDEASNLGGVLDTVIRYKLPVHYVSTGQKVPENLYVATKKFLLKSAFCAPREDSPFVPHDDDLPAMLSALSARTGNELHEVRFG
- the flhA gene encoding flagellar biosynthesis protein FlhA, yielding MNMPAGLLGKRSQLFAGTNLRALAGPILICMILGMMILPLPPLLLDLFFTFNIALSVMVLLVSMYTMKPLDFAAFPSVLLFSTLLRLSLNVASTRVVLLEGHTGPDAAGQVIEAFGHFLVGGNFAVGIVVFVILMIINFMVITKGAGRIAEVSARFTLDAMPGKQMAIDADLNAGLINEEQAKKRRQSVAQEAEFYGSMDGASKFVRGDAIAGLIIMAINVIGGLIVGILQHDMSFAAAGKNYTLLTIGDGLVAQIPSLVISTAAGVIVSRVATDEDIGTQLTTQLFTNPRVLMITGSIIVLMGLIPNMPHFAFLLLGGGAIWLSRTMTKREAAKKAAGMVAEIAPPAALPADSHEATWEDVTLIDPLGLEVGYRLIPLVDKNADGELLKRIKSIRKKFAQEIGFLPPVIHIRDNLELRPNAYRIALKGVEVGTGEAYPGQWLAINPGQVTAALPGAPTQDPAFGLPAVWIDTSLREQAQVYGYTVVDASTVVATHLNHLVVQHAAELLGRQEVQALIERTGKDAPSLVEDLVPKTISLTTLQKVLQNLLDEGVPIRDMRTIIEAVSEQAGRITDPYDLTAAVRLSLGRAITQQWYPGAGEMQVMGLDAHLERVLSQALATGANPGLEPGLAHSLLIGTQDAMLRQQNMGLPPVLLVQHALRAMLARFLRRSLPQLKVLSYAEVPDTRTIKVVNVIGGTA
- the flhB gene encoding flagellar biosynthesis protein FlhB; this encodes MAEDSDLERTEAATPKRREKAREEGQVARSRELASFALLSAGFYGAWMLSGPIGEHLRTMLHTAFSFDRATAFDTNRMLSHAGILSLEGLYALVPVLALTGVAALAAPMALGGWLVSTKTFELKFERLNPVAGLGRIFSIQGPIQLGMSIAKTLVVGGIGGIAIWRSKDELLGLATQPLHAALADALHLIAVCCGMTVAGMLVVAGLDVPYQLWQYNKKLRMTKEEVKREHRENEGDPHVKGRIRQQQRAMARRRMMANVPTADVVVTNPTHFAVALKYTDGEMRAPKVVAKGVNLVAARIRELAAEHHVPLLEAPPLARALYHNVDLEREIPGTLYSAVAEVLAWVYQLKRFRAEGGIAPEAPVDLDVPAELDKGAHVAPEDELEEAEDALGSRAAGGAA